The Streptomyces sp. NBC_01775 genome includes a region encoding these proteins:
- a CDS encoding sulfatase family protein produces the protein MLVSRHRRRAVAGLCAVLAAALLGSCSGESVASRADQEMASSEGVAKRSKPNIVYVLTDDFSENLVKYMPHVRKMKEEGASFTNFFATDSLCCPSRSSILTGQYPHNTGVFTNSGEDGGYGAFKKNGNAKRCFGSALQDAGYRTGFMGKYLNGYWPDGKKDKGVRKGGSKGVRQGAVRQGKQGKGGKRQLDAAADGVAGRGASAVASASHVPTGWDEWDVAGDGYKEFDYDLNENGKVVPYGSAPKDYLTDVLSDKAASFVNTSEKSKKPFILEVATFAPHGPATPAPRDENTFQNLKAPRTAAFDKAPTPAPKWQKSIKPLTPEDKAEIDRKFAKRVRSVQAVDDMVGRLQDQLKKKGLADDTYFVFGSDNGFHMGEHRLRPGKQTAYDTDIKVPLMVTGPGVPEGKKISQLAENTDLSPTFQDLAGEKPASTVDGRSLAGLLRGQKPDRWRQAALVEHHRAKSKKADPDAAPDNSGNPPDYEALRTSKELYVEYAGGDREYYRTDTDPHQLKNRARDMSEKQRTSLHKTLTALKSCRGAKDCEAASQLQK, from the coding sequence ATGCTCGTCTCACGTCACCGCCGCAGGGCTGTGGCCGGATTGTGCGCCGTCCTGGCCGCGGCGTTGCTGGGCTCGTGTTCCGGAGAGTCGGTCGCGAGCCGGGCGGATCAAGAAATGGCGTCGTCCGAAGGTGTCGCGAAGAGATCGAAGCCCAACATCGTCTACGTCCTCACCGATGACTTCTCGGAAAATCTCGTGAAGTACATGCCGCACGTGCGGAAGATGAAAGAAGAGGGCGCAAGTTTTACGAACTTCTTCGCCACCGACTCGCTGTGCTGTCCCTCCCGTTCGTCGATCCTCACGGGCCAGTATCCGCACAACACCGGAGTCTTCACGAACAGCGGTGAAGACGGCGGGTACGGAGCCTTCAAGAAGAACGGCAACGCGAAGAGGTGCTTCGGTTCCGCCCTTCAGGACGCCGGCTACCGGACCGGTTTCATGGGCAAGTACCTCAACGGTTACTGGCCGGACGGCAAGAAGGACAAGGGAGTCCGCAAGGGAGGCTCGAAGGGCGTCCGGCAGGGAGCAGTCCGGCAGGGCAAGCAGGGGAAGGGCGGCAAGCGTCAGCTGGACGCTGCCGCTGACGGCGTCGCCGGGCGCGGTGCCTCTGCCGTTGCCTCCGCCTCCCACGTGCCGACCGGCTGGGACGAATGGGATGTCGCCGGCGACGGATACAAGGAGTTCGACTACGACCTCAACGAGAACGGCAAGGTCGTCCCGTACGGCAGCGCCCCGAAGGACTACCTGACGGACGTGCTGTCCGACAAGGCAGCCTCCTTCGTGAACACCTCGGAGAAATCGAAGAAGCCCTTCATACTGGAAGTGGCCACCTTCGCTCCGCACGGCCCGGCAACCCCCGCGCCCCGCGATGAGAACACCTTCCAGAACCTCAAGGCACCGCGGACCGCCGCGTTCGACAAGGCGCCCACGCCCGCCCCGAAGTGGCAGAAGTCCATCAAGCCCCTGACCCCCGAGGACAAGGCGGAGATCGACCGGAAGTTCGCCAAGCGGGTGCGCTCCGTCCAGGCGGTGGACGACATGGTCGGCCGTCTTCAGGACCAGCTGAAAAAGAAGGGGCTGGCGGACGACACGTACTTCGTGTTCGGGTCGGACAACGGCTTCCACATGGGTGAGCACCGGCTCAGGCCGGGCAAGCAGACCGCCTATGACACCGACATCAAGGTGCCCCTGATGGTCACGGGCCCTGGCGTGCCGGAAGGCAAGAAGATCTCGCAGCTGGCCGAGAACACCGATCTCAGCCCGACCTTCCAGGACCTGGCGGGGGAGAAGCCGGCTTCGACCGTCGACGGGCGGAGCCTCGCCGGTCTGCTGCGGGGACAAAAGCCCGACCGATGGCGCCAGGCCGCGCTTGTCGAGCACCATCGTGCGAAGTCCAAGAAGGCTGATCCGGACGCGGCTCCCGACAACAGCGGCAATCCGCCCGACTACGAGGCGCTCCGTACCTCGAAGGAGCTCTACGTCGAATACGCCGGGGGAGACCGGGAGTACTACCGGACCGACACCGACCCCCACCAGCTCAAGAACCGGGCAAGGGACATGTCGGAGAAACAGCGGACCTCCCTGCACAAGACGCTGACCGCGCTGAAGAGCTGTCGAGGCGCGAAGGACTGTGAGGCTGCCTCACAGCTTCAGAAATAG